One stretch of Streptomyces peucetius DNA includes these proteins:
- a CDS encoding AurF N-oxygenase family protein, with the protein MASSTVRPKTQDRTPQHDVARRLLDSAAMLAYDPATEVAWDTPLDKDFHGASPEWSTLYGTAYWQEMTDAQRKELTRQEAASVASTGIWFEMILQQMVLRDIYAKDPTDARFQWALTEIAEECRHSIMFARGAQKLGAPPYRPHRVAVELGRVFKTLAFGEAAYAAILVAEEVLDVMQRDWMRDERVVPFVRTINNIHVVEESRHMKFARDETRKRLAGAGRVRRQINAFVVAIASYYIVTSMVNRKVYANAGLDEQRALTEAAANEHHKSMMRSSCSGLMEFLASAGLLTGPALFFYKRANLI; encoded by the coding sequence ATGGCCAGCAGCACCGTTCGACCGAAGACGCAGGACCGGACCCCGCAGCACGACGTCGCCCGGCGGTTGCTCGACTCGGCCGCGATGCTCGCGTACGACCCGGCCACGGAAGTGGCCTGGGACACGCCCCTGGACAAGGACTTCCACGGCGCCAGCCCGGAGTGGAGCACGCTCTACGGCACCGCCTACTGGCAGGAGATGACCGACGCGCAGCGCAAGGAGCTGACCCGCCAGGAGGCGGCGTCGGTGGCCAGCACCGGCATCTGGTTCGAGATGATCCTCCAGCAGATGGTCCTGCGCGACATCTACGCGAAGGACCCCACCGACGCCAGGTTCCAGTGGGCGCTCACCGAGATCGCCGAGGAGTGCCGGCACTCCATCATGTTCGCCCGCGGCGCCCAGAAGCTCGGAGCGCCCCCCTACCGGCCGCACCGCGTCGCCGTCGAACTGGGCCGCGTCTTCAAGACGCTGGCGTTCGGCGAGGCGGCGTACGCCGCGATCCTCGTCGCCGAGGAGGTGCTGGACGTCATGCAGCGCGACTGGATGCGCGACGAGCGGGTCGTGCCCTTCGTCCGCACCATCAACAACATCCATGTCGTCGAGGAGTCACGGCACATGAAGTTCGCCCGCGACGAGACGCGCAAGCGCCTCGCGGGCGCCGGCCGCGTGCGCCGGCAGATCAACGCCTTCGTCGTCGCGATCGCGTCCTACTACATCGTCACCAGCATGGTGAACCGGAAGGTCTACGCGAACGCCGGACTCGACGAGCAGCGCGCCCTCACCGAGGCCGCGGCGAACGAGCACCACAAGTCGATGATGCGCTCCAGCTGTTCGGGGCTCATGGAGTTCCTGGCCTCGGCCGGACTGCTCACCGGGCCCGCGCTGTTCTTCTACAAGCGCGCCAACCTCATCTGA